The sequence gccaggagggtccaaaatatgtatagaggtccaaatcaagttggttaccctaatcCTTTTGATTTTTGAGTCGATTAAAATCTGGAaaactaaggacacacctgtggtacttgtaccacagacaaacagacgtaacagcttgaacatttttctgaaaaatccatcgctcaactcctctaccaccatcatgcgagcatgttacacgaaacgatgttttgtatgacatcgtcaccagaaggtgctggagtgaaatgtcaaacctatagatagtagaatctatagatgagcgaaagcatggctgagtcgatttttttgcccgtgcacacgcgcatatgacgtcacagcccttaacgtttccattgaaatcgtgacgtcatgctcgtttggagacacgtttgacagttcgtttggagacagaggatttatcttcgctcatctatatattccactatctatagtcaaACCCGAATGATTACgacactagcgcctctagttgtgattTGCGTAatcaattaaattcaaattgatcgttgaagccatggtcgatggtattttctctagtgttacgtctgtttgtctgtgcatgtaccatggtacttgtaccaccagtctGCCATTATAGTATTACCtgaagaaaatcgaaaatcgattcttcattttaggacccacacggacagataaatcaacccaaactttgagttcaatatacgcactgatgagaatatcgcagaaaaaatttacccaaattctGGGTAGTTTTCCTTTCTCCCTAgagctatcaaaactagagcaagatgcaaacacctcaccgaggttgctcagcctaATAACCCAAATTAGaggaaattcaatattctctattttgggttgattaaggtccgctttggataaattaaactcagctttgggtaaattgtttacatggggttaaaggcaaactacctagtgccagaaaaatcattttactcaaatttgggttattggcccaaaccacggttttgagtgcaaacaacccatttttgggtagttttggttttcagtgcaattaatcgattatcacaacgatgaattcaccaacatttcaaaagggcgaaactgcttttgtaaacaagagcttctcacgtctctagtgggcttatttgtgctcacccacgcaatccagcaccattaaatgaaataagaggattcgatgcttccatcaatggtgttggattgcgtgggtgggctcaaataaACCCACCAGCGACgagagaagcttttgtttacaaaagcagttacgcccttttgaaatgttggtgccgaattgattggtcgaagtaatcgattaatttgcgacaccTCTAGGTGCAAGttgaaaacaaaacataaataaacaaCGACGGTGCGGGAGTTTGTCTTCTGGTTCTGTTTTCTATAATAATTAttcttaagtttattttttgaaacGCAGACGGAGTGAAACGTGTGTATTGATTATTGAAATCCCCGAATACTATCGAAAATATACGGAATGCCGGTTTTGTGCACAACTGGATGTAGCCGAAAAGCGTTCCTCAAGGTAAGAAAATTATTGCCATATAGGAATAAGTAGAGTCCTTACTCCCACTTTAGGAAATGCCTCGGGAAATGCACCGGACTTTGGCGGAGCCATGTTCGAACTATACGAAGAACGAAGCATCTAAATTATATGAGGAAATTGGATTCGAATCTTTGTCTCgaatttttaatgtttgacCTACAATGTCCATATACTCCATATAACCGCGAAACAAATTGAcagaatctgttgaaaatcgtaccctggTTCTCCGCTATGTCTGGATTTTTGGGGTGCCATGGACCCGGGCCGCCACACTACCTTGTGTACCAAAAACAAACCAGTTTTACTCGTCGATTGTAACAGGCGTGACCGTCCATCATCCCCGGCGGGATTCGAACGAACTCCATCCGAAATCTTTAAACGATTTCGTACACCATTAGTAGTGTATGGTGGTGCGATTCAtaatatttcaatttatttatttatcttgtACATCTTGTACAAAACACATGTTTGGAAAAGACAAATTTGCACACAAAAAAACAAGAAGAGAAAAAAAGCCGACATTTAAACTAAACAAGTATTGAATTAATTCAATATAGTCCTTCTCAAAGCGGTTTTAtaaaatgaatgagttggttTCTGTTTGACTTCGAATGGTAGTCCATCCCAGCACGAAGCTCCAAACACAAGCAGGCTCCTTCCGCTTGTCGATGTGTGACTTGGGATGATTCTTGCTGAGCGCGTTACAGATGTAAGCATGTTGATTGTTAAAGTAGGCTTGCCTCATGAAGCTACAGTAGTTGgtaatgaatcgcctactttgagcagcacactaggagttaacttttggaaatcagtatggagAAAGGCATCTtatgtttaatatctcgaaaataagcaccttaatcgaaaaaatatttgataggcgtagtagcggacaccttcctacataactgttaccaaatagtttttcgtgaaaagttcctactgtttagaaaacccgcgttagatgcctttcgccatacaaacttcggaTGGTTAACTCATGTTGGCTATTTTTgcatatacgttagcgcctggtgCTGGCAGCGAcgggtaggaaaccaaccaACTGTATATGATTCATTCTATGAAAGCTAATGTCAAtaagcaacccttattttatctctatttgaggttaaataagaatgttcagccagacatattttgttaatttacgtttattttacatgtcgtttattttgcattactttcgcgcgtgtGTGTCGCTTgtcgtgaccagtataccgtattcaggatctcactggtgttaatcctgatgtgccggttggaaCTCGTGTTGGGcgtgtgcgctttgagcggcacacggttgtTTCCCAGTCAACATCAAATCGTACATgatgcaatacaagatgctaaattggaaaCGATATACAACATACATGCTGTATGGAGCAGTACCTCTATCGCCTCCACTACAGTATCCTACAcaacaccatatacgttcatgtttgactgggtttgatagggcttacaggcagctttttgtagaggtttatcagagcccactgtcaaacctcaccacatcctaggcagatcccctaactcgcagtggccatggggaggggttgtcAAGCCCTTgggcatagtccctgctgccccttgtAACGAATGCAATCAATCTTGTAACCTTAAAAAACATGACAAAAGCCGTGAACAAGAGTCTCAAGCTGTGAGCATAGCAGTCGTGCAGTAAGATGCCTGCTACAAAGCGACGCCATGCTGACGATGGCAGGTCTCGATTTCCAATCCGATCTCTCATTTTTTCAGGGCAAAACCCAATCAACTGCAACTAAATGTTAACAAGCAATTGAATGTGCAAACTTGTTGGGGGTTCCATTAGATTTGTCCTCAGATAGTCAGATATCCTCATAAAATGTGAAACAAATCGCCTACTTATGAgcataaaatataaattatcTGTAACTTGAACTGTAgacagggggcagcagggactttgtccaagggcttgacgatccctccccaggccatctgcgagttgtggcgcctgcctaggatgtggtggggtttgacagtgggccctgttaaacctctaaaaaagctgcatgtatccgcaagtaggctccgccaaagcgaccgtgtgccgctcaaagcgcacaagcccaagtcctggtgttaggtgggacgctaaacagccctgacacgacggccctccggcgagacaggaggtttgcgcaggcccaataagccgcctggaaaaccaataattacgaacaatataagagataatgcgactcgatataatcggcaaagacctaggcgacgaataaaggatcacgattggaagcttggaacatggaactgcaagtcgctaggtttcgcaggttgcgacaggatgatctacgatgaattacatccccgcaacttcgacgtcgtggcgctgcaggagatttgctggacaggacagaaagtgtggaaaatcgggcatcgggcggctaccttctaccaaagctgtggcaccaccaacgagctgggaaccggcttcatagtgctgggaaagatgcgccaacgcgtgattgggtggcagccaatcaacgcaaggatgtgcaagctgaggattaaaggccgtttcttcaactatagcatcatcaacgtgcactgcccacacgaagggagacccgacgacgagaaagaagcgttctacgcacagctggagcagacatacgatggatgcccactgcgggacgtcaaaatcgtcatcggtgacatgaacgcgcaggtaggaagggaggaaatgtatagaccggttatcggaccggatagtctgcacaccgtatcgaatgacaacggccaacgatgcataaacttcgcagcctcccgcggaatggtagtccgaagcaccttctttccccgcaaaaatatccacaaggccacatggagatcacctaaccaagaaacggaaaaccaaatcgaccacgttctaatcgacggtaaattcttctccgacatcacaaacgtccgcacttaccgcagtgcgaatattgaatccgaccactacctcgttgcagtttgcctgcgctcaaaactctcgacggtgtacaacacgcgtcgaagtcgggcgccgcggcttaatattgggcggctacaagacggtaggctagcccaagaatacgcgcagcagctggaagtggcactcccaacggaagagcagctaggcgcagcgtctcttgaagatggctggagatattcgatccgccattggtagcaccgcaaccgctgcacttggcacggtgcccccggatcggagaaacgactggtatgacggcgaatgtgagcagttagtagaagagaagaatgcagcatgggcgagattgctgcaacaccgcacgagggcgaacgaggcacgatataaacaggcgcggaacagacaaaactcgatttttcggaggaaaaagcgtcagcaggaagatcgagaccgtgaagagacggagcaactgtaccgcactaataacacacgaaagttctatgagaagttgaaccgttcacgtaagggccacgtgccacagcctgatatgtgcaaggacataaacgggaaccttcttacgaacgagcatgaggtgatccaaaggtggcagcagcactacgaagagcacctgaatggcgatgtggcagacgaagatggcggtatggtgatggggaacgcgcgcaggacataattctaccggccccggatctccaggaaatccaggaggagattggccggctgaagaacaacaaagcccctggggttgaccaactaccaggagaggtatttaaacacggtggtgaggcactggctagagcgctgcactgggtcattaccaagatttgggaggatgaggttctgccgcaggagtggatggaaggtgtcgtgtcccatctacaaaagggcgataagctggattgtagcaactaccgcgcaatcacattgctgaacgccgcctacaaggtactctcccaaattatatgccgtcgactagcaccaattgcaagggagttcgtggggcagtaccaggcgggttttatgggcgaacgctccaccacggaccaggtgttcgccattcgccaagtactgcagaagtgccgcgaatacaacgtgcccacacatcatctattcatcgacttcaaagccgcatatgattcaatcgatcgggaccagctatggcagctaatgcacgaaaacggatttccggataaactgacacggttgatcaaagcgacgatggatcgggtgatgtgcgtagttcgagtttcaggggcattctcgagtcccttcgaaacccgcagagggttacggcaaggtgatggtctttcgtgtctgctattcaacatcgctttggaaggtaatacgaagagcggggattaacacgagtggcacaattttcaataagtccgtccagctatttggcttcgccgacgacatagatattatggcacgtaactttgagaagatggaggaagcctacatcagactgaagagggaagccaagcggatcggactagtcatcaacacgtcgaagacgaagtacatgataggaagaggttctagagaagacaatgtgagccacccaccgcgaattggcatcggtggtgacgaaatcgaggtggtagaagaatttgtgtacttgggctcactggtgactggcgaaaatgataccagcagagaaattcggaggcgtatagtggctggaaatcgtgcatactttggacctgcaagacgcttcgatcgaatagagttcgccgccgtaccaaactgacaatctacaaaacgctcattagaccggtagtcctctacggacacgagacctggacgatgctcgtggaggaccaacgcgcacttggagttttcgaaaggaaagtgctgcgtaccatctatggtggggtgcagatggcggacggtacgtggaggaggcgaatgaaccacgagttgcatcagctgttgggagaaccatccatcgttcacaccgcgaaaatcggacgactgcggtgggccgggcacgtagccagaatgtcggacaataacccggtgaaaatggttctcgacaacgatccgacgggcacaagaaggcgaggtgcgcagcgggcaaggtggatcgatcaggtggaagatgacttgcggaccctccgtagactgcgtggctggcgacgtgttgccatggaccgagccgaatggagaagactcttacatactgcacaggccacttcggccttagtctgaataaataaaataataaaattgaacTGTAGAAGAAAGCTGTTATGATAAAGTTATattgtagggtaaaatgccaGTGGACCCCCGAAATtgtgctcttcctgtcatacggAGTAGACATTtttaacatattaattctgcttgatatctaataacaagttctgcatcccctcttcacgatcCATACATAAAACAATCAAAtgcacgacgttattcgttgaaattagcattttaaagtctgactgaattcgccctatagtagaccccctggggatccataataggaaattgcttccctatagtagacacttcattcgattttcatgtttcgtttcgggacgttcttcttccctattatggaccccctaaaatattcctataatggacacgctcgtgtttattttttacaaaataaaaaaaaattatctaattttactttccatagcatttccaatgcatgtaggAGACCAGGGGGCATTATGAACACCCGGGAcagattggacacccccaatatTCTTGTTAATTCAACCATTATTCTACAACTAATTTATAGCGTAGAAGTCATTGTTTTATCTTCTTAGCGCATACAtttgacaaaaaagttagaatatCTGTTAGaatgattaaaaattataacACCTTCCATAAAATAAGCTTTACTTTACCATAGAAGATGACTTTTCAATTATTGGTTATCCCATAGCAAAATTCTGTTATTCACAGTGCTCTGGCATGTATTTGTGACAAGTTTCTACGagttttacaaaatttccaacCGTTTTTAAATATGTTCAACTGTTGGGGCAAACTGAACACTCTATATAGGGGTAGAACTGAcaccttaaaaattaaaaacataaccTCAAACTCATCGATCTATGATTTCATATCGTGTTATTTTTGTGTTATCATGGTGCGGAATTATAAATCGCTATAAAAGTTCCAGTACATGACATATATACCATAGAAGTCGCTGAAAGTGCAACAAAAAAGGAAGTgttttgtatagatttggtAATCTCGTTGGCAAGTAAATCGGTACAACCCATTGGAAGGATTGACGATGCCAGTAGGGTGGATAAAGCATACATAGATTATGCAATGTATTAAAGATAGACGATTGGGAAGGTGTCTTGCAATAAGTGTGAGGttccatataaaaaaatcatatgctccatacaaaaagttagaaagtggcatttttttgcgttacgtaatcattCTTCTTCTATTCACCATGGAATTAAAATGGAAATCGACCATATATGACCTCGCTTAAGAAAAGGGAAATAGATTTTCGGATGTTGATGatccaaacacaattttaggTGTCTTATACAAAAACATGACAGGAAGATGAACAATTGGGTAATATTTTTGTTGGATGATCAATAAAATAGGTTACCATTAGTTACGATGGCATATAATCACGAGTAAgatcattttcttcatatttcATAAGAGTGTCCAATCTGCCCCGCTACCGTCCCGAGAGTAGTGAAAAATTAACTATTACAAAATCGTCATATTTAATTGAAATTGCCTTATTTTCAATACGATTCAAAACAGAACTGGTAGTTAACAAGTAATAGTATCATGTAATTGGTAGAAATCCGAATtatattcaattaaaatcaCCTAATATTGAATAAAACCTTAGGGTGTCCATATTGCCCCTTGTTCCcctaatcaaatcataggactgtaaggtaggttctcccgatggaatttcatagcataatatatacattgtgctgtaataatgcatggctggagggtccactattggttggggtccactattgggcactttaccctatctAAATCACTGCCTGACGACTTCAATTCTTGCTAATGATAAGACTTAGTGGCGTTTTTACCTATTAGGGTcttgccgacatttctcaccaacccGAACGaaaggttcgtggttgcaaacaatcccatttgattttgccatgacagctgctcgtggttgcaaacaaactgagtaaaagtgtgagttaAATGTGCGTGTGCGTACATGCTCGCAGAAAGCCTAATAGGCTTATAAGGCCTTATaaggctcgatgcccacgtatAGCGTATTTTCGCCGATGTTTACCACGCAGCGTCGCCGCGCCTATGCCCACCTGCGTTAGGTGCCGGCCAGAGTAGACATTTATCTTAGCTTTAACTTAGCTGTAGCTTAGCTTTTTTATGATAGTTGGTTGTGGACATACCATGATATTGAAATAATTTGGATGTTTTAGAATGTtcaccttgaaaaaaaaatgttatcaaataatcaatcaaacgcgattcttcttcttcttcaatggctctacattccaaacGAAACTTGGCCTTATTTTTAACTTAACGTTCTGTTAGCAttcccacagttattaaatgaaagcttttctattctTGCCATTGCATGAGAATGTATCTTGAGTGGCAAATAAGTACAATGGATGCATGCCCAGGGAACCGAGAATATTTCCCGTATTATTTTACACTCCTATGGGAAGTGAAGACACAATTATACCGATTATAccttcaaattacatccaagaAAAATCTCTTATCGAATTTCTCCatcgaaaatttcgaagaaatttaaattctcgttttatttttcatctgtCAAAAATATTCTTTCACGCTTTCGTCGGaataccaaaataaaaaaaattcgaaaatctcttcgagaatttcttctcTTACAAGAGATTTTTTGACCGGAATTCGGCTGCAGGGTTATTATTTTCCGAGCcgaaatccaaaataaatattGATTTTCGTTACGTATTTTAATATGTGTTTTTGTATCTACAGCGTCCGAAAACAGGAGACACGCTATGCAAAGAATGCTTTTTCCTGGCGTTTGAAACGGAAATCCACAATACCATTGAACAGAATGCGCTTTTTAGCCGAGATAATCGGGTGGCTATTGCGGCCAGTGGTGGAAAAGACAGTACAGTGTTAGCTCATGTCCTTAAAGTGTTGAATGAGCGATATAACTATGGATTGAAATTGGTTCTGCTATCGATCGATGAAGGAATTACTGGCTACCGCGATGATAGTCTAGAAACGGTAAAAAGAAACCGAGATGATTATGGAATGCAACTGAAAATATTATCTTATGAGGAACTGTACGGATGGACAATGGATAAAATTGTATCTGAAATAGGCCGCTCAAATAATTGCACTTTTTGTGGGGTATTTCGACGTCAAGCACTAGATAGAGGAGCTCACTTGATGAAGGTCGACTGTGTTGCTACAGGGCATAACGCCGACGATATAGCTGAAACTGTACTGATGAATATTCTTCGAGGAGATACAGCCCGCTTGCGCAGGTGTTGTGATATCAAAACTGGTGGAAAAGACGTTGATTCTATACCACGCGTGAAACCCCTAAAGTATGCATATGAAAAAGAAATAGTGATGTATGCCCACTTCAAAAAATTAGTTTATTTCTCTACAGAATGTGTGTTCGCGCCTAATGCATACCGTGGTCATGCACGTGCGTTTCTAAAAGATTTAGAGAAAATACGTCCATCTGTAATAATGGACATTATTCATTCGGGAGAGCAGCTGTCTTTCAAAGATACGGTAAAAAAGCCGATTAGAGGAAATTGCAACAGATGTGGTTTCGTATCATCTCAACAACCTTGCAAAGCGTGTGTACTTTTGGAAGGATTAAATCGTGGATTACCCAAACTAggtgttggaaaaaaatcaaaagctaACAGAATGATTGATGCTCAGAATAGTTTACGGCAGAGTGCACATTTGGTTAAAGCTGATTTTTGATGTTCTGtggaaaatgaaataaatagaTAAACTCATGAGTTGCTTGaaagattttcatttgaaagatTTTCCTTTGTTAATATTGTCAGGTAGGTATATAATTATAATATGAAAAGTCTATtagggaaaaaaaatcttataaggATGGGTTAATCCTTTTGAGGTAAGTTTtggaataggggaactgtaccggttttggccatgttcctaatttaaCCAATTTTGCAAATAACTTATAATATAATATAGTAACATAATATAAGCTTATATAGTAACACCatgcattacaatattgcacatatatcaatcacaaatcggctaaatgctaattgcattagatcagttttaacgatgtgaagttgcatttatttatcaactgtcaaACAACGTTACTCTAAGTCAGCATTAAGAACGCAGATATAtacattagggaagatccattaattacgcaaCGCAAAAATCGGACTTTTTTAACCCCCCCTCgcccttatgtcacactttttgtatgaagcttttgaaaattttgtatggatcgtcacacttcactcaacccccctccccccactaagcgttacgtaatttgtggacgttcccttactgatgctttatttcaacatttcaaagtaatgaaccattaatttGGTCTaataattgcccttttccactttaagtcaacttgtAGGGCTGTGTTTTTTGgaagcatatatagcttcatggttacatAGGTATATCTCTCActat comes from Armigeres subalbatus isolate Guangzhou_Male chromosome 2, GZ_Asu_2, whole genome shotgun sequence and encodes:
- the LOC134211726 gene encoding cytoplasmic tRNA 2-thiolation protein 1 isoform X2, whose protein sequence is MPVLCTTGCSRKAFLKRPKTGDTLCKECFFLAFETEIHNTIEQNALFSRDNRVAIAASGGKDSTVLAHVLKVLNERYNYGLKLVLLSIDEGITGYRDDSLETVKRNRDDYGMQLKILSYEELYGWTMDKIVSEIGRSNNCTFCGVFRRQALDRGAHLMKVDCVATGHNADDIAETVLMNILRGDTARLRRCCDIKTGGKDVDSIPRVKPLKMCVRA
- the LOC134211726 gene encoding cytoplasmic tRNA 2-thiolation protein 1 isoform X1; its protein translation is MPVLCTTGCSRKAFLKRPKTGDTLCKECFFLAFETEIHNTIEQNALFSRDNRVAIAASGGKDSTVLAHVLKVLNERYNYGLKLVLLSIDEGITGYRDDSLETVKRNRDDYGMQLKILSYEELYGWTMDKIVSEIGRSNNCTFCGVFRRQALDRGAHLMKVDCVATGHNADDIAETVLMNILRGDTARLRRCCDIKTGGKDVDSIPRVKPLKYAYEKEIVMYAHFKKLVYFSTECVFAPNAYRGHARAFLKDLEKIRPSVIMDIIHSGEQLSFKDTVKKPIRGNCNRCGFVSSQQPCKACVLLEGLNRGLPKLGVGKKSKANRMIDAQNSLRQSAHLVKADF